In Equus przewalskii isolate Varuska chromosome 14, EquPr2, whole genome shotgun sequence, the sequence GAATCTTCTTTGACTGTGGGACACTGGGCAGGAGCTTTGCCACTGGCTGGCcaagaagagggaggcagaatgTCTGCATCGTTTCACCATAGAGTTCAGACTTCAGAAGACATTGGGTTAAGCAGTATCATTTACCCTGCAAGTGATTATGTCTTCGCCTGTGCTCTATGATCCTCACAAACTAACGAAACACCTCTTAGGTCTTATGAATTCAGGTTACACTGTTTTCCAGATGCGCTGGCAGCTGATGCAGGTAGGATTGGACTGGGTTTTGTGGGGAGTGGTGGAAGGGGGAGAACTCATCTTTCCCATTTTCAGTCCTCGCTCAAGTTAAACATCTGTGCATAGAAAGGTTAGGTAACTAATCTAGGTTGTTGTATAGAACAGGACTGAACCTAGAAAAATGCTTTGGTTGTTACattaggacttttaaaaatatgtagagatATGAAAGGCAAAgttttctcccactttttttttgagggtttAAATTGATGTTCTGTTTGAGGGTGCAATTGAAAATGGCAGGTAGCTTTTGTACATTTCACTTTCTGTACTAAATATCGTAAGTGATtttaactttgtgtgtgtgtgtgaatgtatgcTTGTCCTGATGGGCATATTGACTTTTCTAGGGCCTGTGAAAAATGGAACCAAACTCTCTGAGGACTAAAGTCCCAGCTTTCTTATCTGATTTGGGGAAGGCCACACTGAGGGGTATCAGAAAGTGTCCCCGATGCGGCACCTACAATGGAACCCGGGGCCTGAGCTGTAAGAACAAGACATGTGGAACCATATTCCGCTATGGTGCGCGGAAGCAGCCCAGTATTGAAGCTGTCAAGATCATCACAGGCTCCGATCTGCAGGTCTACTCAGTGCGGCAAAGAGACCGGGGCCCGGACTACCGCTGCTTTGTGGAACTAGGTGTCTCAGAGACGACAATCCAGACGGTGGATGGGACGATCATCACTCAGCTGAGTTCTGGACGGTGTTATGTCCCCTCGTGCCTGAAAGCTGCCACCCAGGGTGTTGTGGAAAACCAGTGCCAGCACATCAAGCTGGCAGTGAACTGCCAGGCAGAAGCCACCCCTCTGACCCTAAAGAGCTCGGTCCTGAACGCAATGCAGGCCTCCCCAGAAACCAAGCAGACCATCTGGCAGTTGGCCACAGAACCCACGGGTCCCCTGGTACAGAGGATTACTAAAAACATTTTGGTGGTGAAATGCAAGGCAAGCCAGAAGCATAGTTTGGGGTATTTGCATACATCCTTTGCGCAGAAGATCAGTGCCAAAAGCTCGCCCGAGCGCCGTTTCTTCTGCTCATGCCAGACTCTGAAATCACACAAGTCGAATGCCTCCAAGGAGGAGGCAGCCCAGAGATGCATTCATTTCTTCGCTTGCATCTGTGCCTTTGCCAGCGACGAGACATTGGCGCAGGAGTTCTCAGACTTCCTAAATTTTGATTCCAGCGGTAGGTGGTGTGGTTGACACACTTAGTCTGTTTTTCTAAAATGGCAATGAAAGAGTTCCActgatggcatttggagattGTCCTAGCAGCCCTCAGAAGCAGTTGCTAGATAATTCAAGTGAAAAGCATTCCTTCTTTTAATCCCAGTCAGCACACTTGGATAAaagttggttggttggttggttgaaaTTAACGATCAAGAAACTCGGGTATTTTCATTGAGATGATGAATCTAGCAAAGTTagctttgctttgattttttttactctTCCATGGATGCCCCgtgttaataaaaacaaagaaccaaAAAATCCCTTTTATTTTGGCTTGCttgctggtttctttttctttttattcttttttttttttcttcaggaaaattagccctgagctaacatctgtgcccatcttcctctactttgtatgtgggacgcctgccacagcagggcctgacaagcggtgcataggtccacacccaggatctgaactggcgaaccctggccaccaaagtagaatgtgcaaacttaaccgctgcgccactggggtggccccctcttttttttttttttaaagattggcacctgagctaacatctgttgccaatcttctttttttttttttccttcttctccccaaagccccccagtacatggttgtgtattctagtcgtaggtccttctggttgtgctatgtgggatgctgcctcagcatggcctgatgagcagcactgggtccacgaccaggatccgaaccagcaaaaccccgggcccaagcagagcatgtgaatttaaccactcagccacagggccgcccCACTTGCTTGTTTCTTATCTTTGAAGATGGGGGAAACCAGTACCTTGCTCAAAAGACCTTTAAAAGTTTCTAGATCAAGACTTTTGTTGTTAACATACTTTTATCTtgtaaatgcttttattttcatttcttacttgTCTTTAGTTGGCAGCAGCTCCCGACTTTTTAGCTTTACATTTCTCTGTAGAGCCTTCCATCAAGTTAATGGTCTATCAACAAAAACATGTTTTAGGGAGTTCTTTAAAGGAACTTATTTTAACTCAGGCAGTCGCTCCATAATTTGTTTTGGGGATTtggatttttataaattaatttttctctaggTAGGGGCCCATACTTACTCCTGGATAGTGTTAATAATTCAGAACTCTGTTATATTTTAGGTCTTAAAGAGATGATTGTGCCCCAGTTAAGTTGCCACTCAGAATCAACAGTATCAGCTTGTGAGTCAACGGCCTCAAAgccaaagaagaggaaaaaggatgaGGGATCTGGTGAGATGCTGTTTGGTTTCttggtttgcttatttgtttggtGGTGTTATCTTGAGACATTATTTTACTGTGTATTATGTGTTTCACTGAATCTCAGCCATTACATGAAAGACtttttatgggttttttcctgaaaaaagttTTACCCTCCATTGATGATTCTTTGTCAGGTCAAGCTAAGCATTGGTTCTGCTGGCCAAGAATAAGATCCAAGCAGGCTCCACTTTTattcttgtgtgtgtttgtttatccccTAAACACTCAGAGTAGTCTTAGACCTTAATCTATCTTAGGACAGTGTTATGAAGTTTTCATCCAtagtgtgttttaaaaaagacTTGTGACAATGgttaattattgttatttgcaCTAATTTAGGAATATACTTGCATTTTCAGCATGTGgcaccatatatatatttttttttcgtTTTCAAATCACATAGTACTAGCGTCAGTTAAAGACTCATATAAATCAATATGAAATGCTGAAGTGCCCTGGTAGATGTGTCAACAGACCTAGACTCTACACAAAAGGGAAATATTATCTGGTCCACACGTGTGGGACAAACTCCAGACTCACTCGTGAACAGAGGACtgcaaacattttagaaatgcaaaattaaaacaagGCACTTTTTGCTAccaaattagcaaatattttttaaatgacgcAACCATAGGCAGAGGTGAATCAGGGCTCTTCAGCATGGCTAGTGTCGTGTAAGTTGCTATAACCATTTGTAAAAGTAATTTGCAGTATCTGTTaagagccttaaaaatgttcCTACCCATAGGGAGTATTGCTGGAGGGGGTCAGGTGGTCATGACAGGCGTTTTGGTGCTGGGAAGTtggagaaagatagagaaacaaagtGACATGgtaatttctgtgtttttgagAGGTAATTCTGGCAGCAATGTAGAGCAGAAATTGTTGTTAAATTTTACTTATTGGTCTTTCCTACAAAAACttgaaattcaagaaaaattttctttttgtgaggaagattggccctgagctaatatctgttgccagtcttcctctttttgcttgaggaagattgttgctgagctaacatctgtgccagtcttcctctattttatgtgggatacctccacagcatggcttgaccagcagtgctagcttcaagcccaggatccgaactggcaaaccccaggccaccaaagtggtgcacatgaacttaaccactataccaccaggccagccccagtagttccacttctaaataatcttttttaagaaaataatccttgGTATAGGAAAAGCATTTTGTTCAGAGATGCTCATTTTATGGTtatttataatactgaaaaattacaaacaaCTAAAGGGCCAACCACTTAGGATACTTAAATGAAGCATGATAAAGCCACTTGGTAGACTATCCAGCAGCCATTACAAATGATTATAAAGAATTTGGGgacaggccagcctggtggcgcagcagttaacttcacatgctctgcttcagtggcccggggttcaccagttcagatcccaggcacagacttacccaccttatcaaaccatgctgtggcaggcatcccacatataaagtagaggaaaatgggcacagatgttagctcagggccaatcgtcctcagcagaaagaggaagattgggggcagatattagcccagggctaatcttcctcaaatagaaaaaagaatttgggGAAGTGTTTCAATCACTCGTGTAGCCAGATAAAGTCAGAATGGCCAGTTGAACTTGAAgttcagataaacaatgagtaattttttagtataagtagctcccatgcaatatttggaatgtacttatactaaaaatttattcatttatttgaaatttgaaaaacaagttTTTGGCTAAATCTAGCAATCCTGGGGCCAGtcccagttgcctagtggttaagttcggcatgctctgcttcagcaacctgggtttggttcccaggtgcagacctacaccactcgtctgtcagtggccatgctgtggcagcagctcacttacaaaaagaggaagattggcaacagatgttagctcagggcgaatcttcctcagcaagaaaaaaaaaaatctagcaatCCTGGTATATAGAATCACAGTTACTTAAAATCATAAAACCAGCAAAACTgttcacacaaaagaaaatgaaagatagttCACCAAAAAATTAATAGTGATTGTCtgagaggagggagcagtggaggtgaatttttttcttcctttcacttctgGTTCCCCCACACAATTTCCTACAAACAGTGTAAGAAactgaaaatgttatatataatgGCTAATGCTAATTCCTACTAGAAACTAAAGCTAACTTAGAAATTAGCAAAGACTTTTCATACGTTTTAGACtcttcagaaattaaaatcaaatcgAGTTGTATTCTGCAGAAATGTTGTTAAACCCTATAATGATTTGTGGTTTAGGTGCACAGACGAACAGTTCACTGTTGCCGCAAGATGCAGTGAGCAGTAATCTAAGGAAAAGCGGCTTGAAAAAGCCTGTGGTTGCTTCTTCGTTAAAAAGGCAGGGTAAGTCTCCCCTCCCCAGAATGCGCTGAAGAGAGGGAAGAGCATCCAAAAGAAGCCCAAAGCAACGTGAGCAAACGACATGCTGCATGTTGTCCCCCAAGGAGTGCTGACGCTCCAGACACTGAGGCTGAGGTCTGTCACACGACTTAGTGTGTAACGTGGTCTCAAACCATGCTCAGCTCTAAATCGTGCCTTCTAAATAACGAATGTAGCAAAAGTGATGGACGTGTTTGGCCGCGGCTATCTTTGTAGGATATTTTCCTCTTGTTGCTTCTTACCCACATGCAGTTGAGGTGGAGATTCAAAGttgaagaagaaacagattttacAATCATGCAagggtaaatatttgttgagaaagacaaatataaccTGTTCTCCAGAGTTAGTGAGGCTTGAAAATATACCTAAAAGCAACTGCATGGCTGTCATTCTAAATTTACCAGACAGAATGACTTAATTTGAACACAACTTCAATATTTATGTGTGTCACTTTTCTGCTCAGAATGATTAAGCTTATACTTTTGGAGATCGGCATTTTCTTAACTCTCCTTATACATTGTAAAAAAATAGTTCCGTTTTGGTCGTATTTATAGAATACTTGCTGTGATATGGGTAGGTGACTAAACACTAGATGTTTTTATACTGCTCTCATACTCTGGTTTTGAAGATaagacaaatacataaatagCAAACAATACAAGACCAAATCTTAATTAACTGATTAAGAACTTATACATTCCAGGAATAAATACTTTTGGAGGGTCAGGAAGTAAACAGATCAACTATATCAGGCAGAAGATTTTTAACAAATTTGTATCACTTCCTTTGGCgtcaagaaaaagggaaatagcTTTTAATCCAAATTATCACTATATGAATTTACCTAtgagaattttaatttcaaatgaataGTACTTATAGCTTCATTATCTCTACAAAAGGGAACATTCTTCAGGCATGTGAAGGCGtttcaggagaaggaagggagtaGAATGGTAGGTCTGTGGGCATACAGACATATTCATTAGGAGTAGGGCCAATTCATAGATTCCTAAAACAGCCATACAAGGCCCTTCTTCAGTTTGCAGGTTAGTGTTGACAGATGGCAAACTTTCTGTGGTTTGTAATCTTGAACCTAATAGTGTCTTggagcttttcatttcttttttcctagatggattcttaaaaaaaaatcctagaatctTCCATTTCACTTAATGCATctaatttctttgaatttcagtttcttctttttttttctttacatgctCCTCAACTTTTGAAACTTCAATTAACTGTTTATTCTGTAAGGAAAGATAAAAGTTCCTGAAgagttgtgttttttgtttttcttagcctGTGGTCAGCTGTTGGATGAGACACAAGTGACTTTATCCTTCCAAGACTGGCTGGCCAGCGTCACAGAACGCATCCACCAGACCATGCACTATCAGTTTGATGGTGAGTCTTGCTCATCCCACTGGGCTGTTGctgaaaggaggagaaattaaACTAATTGTGTTCTAGTTCTACTCTGTTGTGATAGGAAAAGTAATTGGGCTTCAGTCCAGAGTGCATTGGGCCACAAGACAGTAGAAgtctaaatgaaagaaagaacaatcACATAATTAAAATGCAGGACCAGCAAAATGAATttagagagggaagagaaaaaaatgcagcaAATAGGTATTCAGTGAAGGTAGATAGCCTTGATCTTGGTAtacatgcacgtgtgtgtatgcatgcatgcatgtgtgtgtgtggagggggagggagataCCAAAACCTTAGAAGATCATTCAAACCCTCAAACTTAAAATCGAAGCAAGGGGGATAAAGGTTTAGAGAAAATCTAAAAGTGTGAGACTAAGATAGTTATATGAAATTACGTAGACATACTAAGGAAGAGTGGAGGACACAGGCTGGATTTGGGTTGACTGTGATAGCCTCATGGAACCTCAGCAATTTCAGAGGTGGACCATTCAGCTAGTTCTTCCCATTTCATTAAAAGCATCCTTGATAGATGGTAAGGCAGCTCATAACATTGTTGGAAGTGATAGCTCTGAGAAAGGTCTTCCTCATGCTAAGTGGAAATATTTGCTTATAATACTTCCTGTTGGTTCTCGGTCTGTGCTCTAGCCACGTGGACTAGGTCTGTTCCTGTTTCCAAATAACAGTCCCTGCCACTGGGTACCCACCTATTGCCCTGCCTGATAGGTCTTCTCTGTTCCAAGTGATACATCTCGTGTTTTCAAAGCCTCCTTATGGCACGTTTACAGACCTCATATCATTTTGACGTTCTTTGCTGAATGTATTGCAGCTTATGaatatcattttgaaaataaagcacCACAAACTAATAGGAGCATGACAGCAGACACTCAGTAAAAGATGagttttgggggccggccctgtggcggagtggttaagatcatgcgctccactttggtggcccagggttcactggttcggatccttggtgtggacctacactccactcatcaagccatgctgtggcggcatcccacgtagaagaagtagaatgacttataactaggatgtacaactatgtaatggggctttggggagaaagaaaaaaagaggaaaaggaaaatgagttttGAAGGATTAGAACAGTTATAGCCTCATGATGAGGAAAGTGACAAGAATGGAGGTCTTGAAATACATGATtagttttatttgtattaattcagaataaataaaactttacaagttagtttttagaaaatcaaataagCTAAGGAGGGTTAAAGAGAGtgtctatgtttttcttttaaaattttatttatttattgtttgaaataatataataaatacctAGCAACCCACGTCCcagaacagaaaatagaacattGACAGTAGTGTAAGCTACACTCTGTGGTCCTCCTCCTTCCCGCTTCCCTACCACCCCCCTCACATCTCCAGTACCAGTACCTTTGTCCAAGTCACCATCAGCTCCAGACTGTGAGTCTGTCTTTTATGAGGGCTTTTCAAGATTAGCTTCAAAACTAAAGACAGCTAAGGCAAAactgagaataaaaatgtttactttgagaaaaaaaaagattaatttgtaAACCTAAGTTCTAGCCTCACATCAGCTGAGTTGTGGTGAgctagcacttttttttttttttaaagcttcagtgcatggttgtgtatcctggTTGTTAGTTTAGTtgtctatgtgagccactgccacagtatgacaactgacagatgggtggggTGGTTCCAcgaccgggaaatgaacctgggccacagtggtgagccccgaatcttaaccactagaccaccagggctggctcaagttAGCACTTCTTTAGAGCTGTACTGACCTGTGTGTAGCCCATAATCTAACTGCAAggtgaaagatttaaaaagtctTTGTGTGGTGATGTCTCTAAACTGCCCAGATACTAATATGTTAGTGGCTCAAAAGCAGTGACCGTTTTGTCATTGACATTCTGCATTCAGTAAACTAGGCAAAATTAGTTGAAAGAATGTAAAGTCTATGGAATTCTAGAAAacctttcacttttatttttcctggcttGACTTTTGTTTCAAAAAGGCATCTAAAGTGTCTTTAAGAGCcattcgtttttgtttttttttttttaagattttattttcctttttctcccaaagcccccctgatacataattgtgtatttttagttgtgggtccttctagttgtggcacgtgggatgccgcctcagcatggcttgatgagcagtgccatgtctgcgcc encodes:
- the C14H2orf42 gene encoding uncharacterized protein C2orf42 homolog; protein product: MEPNSLRTKVPAFLSDLGKATLRGIRKCPRCGTYNGTRGLSCKNKTCGTIFRYGARKQPSIEAVKIITGSDLQVYSVRQRDRGPDYRCFVELGVSETTIQTVDGTIITQLSSGRCYVPSCLKAATQGVVENQCQHIKLAVNCQAEATPLTLKSSVLNAMQASPETKQTIWQLATEPTGPLVQRITKNILVVKCKASQKHSLGYLHTSFAQKISAKSSPERRFFCSCQTLKSHKSNASKEEAAQRCIHFFACICAFASDETLAQEFSDFLNFDSSGLKEMIVPQLSCHSESTVSACESTASKPKKRKKDEGSGAQTNSSLLPQDAVSSNLRKSGLKKPVVASSLKRQACGQLLDETQVTLSFQDWLASVTERIHQTMHYQFDGKPEPLVFHIPQTFFDALQQRISIGSAKKRLPNSTTAFVRKDALPLGTFSKYTWHITNILQVKQILDTPEMPLEITRSFIQNRDGTYELFKCPKVEVESIAETYGRVEKQPVLRPLELKTFLKVGNTSPDQKEPTPFIIEWIPDILPQSKIGELRIKFEYGHHRNGHVAEYQDQRPPLDQPLELAPLTTITFP